Proteins encoded by one window of Agelaius phoeniceus isolate bAgePho1 chromosome 3, bAgePho1.hap1, whole genome shotgun sequence:
- the LOC129118501 gene encoding gamma-aminobutyric acid receptor subunit rho-2, protein MPYFTKLLLLIFCFVLLVESRRHRRRRWTTHPDVQRASHIFKRNRDLTKAWRGKTEQLLRVDEHDFTMRPAFGGPAIPVGVDVQVESLDSISEVDMDFTMTLYLRHYWKDERLSFPSTNNKSMTFDGRLVKKIWVPDVFFVHSKRSFIHDTTTDNIMLRVFPDGHVLYSMRVTVTAMCNMDFSHFPLDSQTCSLELESYAYTDEDLMLYWKNGNESLKTDEKISLSQFLIQKFHTTSRLAFYSSTGWYNRLYINFTLRRHIFFFLLQTYFPATLMVMLSWVSFWIDRRAVPARVSLGITTVLTMSTIITGVNASMPRVSYIKAVDIYLWVSFVFVFLSVLEYAAVNYLTTVQERKERKLRERFSCSCGIPHSKTMMLDGNYSESDANSLAGYTRNQMAPEEDKPEKMVVHLAMSNESNSSRKRGLKGHVGLRIIQNTHAIDKYSRLIFPGTYIFFNLIYWSVFS, encoded by the exons CCACATCTTTAAGAGGAATCGCGACTTGACCAAAGCCTGGAGAGGAAAGACAGAGCAGCTTCTCCGAGTGGATGAACACGACTTCACCATGCGGCCCGCCTTTGGAG GCCCTGCGATTCCTGTTGGGGTGGATGTGCAAGTTGAAAGCTTGGACAGTATTTCTGAGGTTGACATG GATTTCACTATGACCTTGTACTTAAGGCACTACTGGAAGGATGAGCGTCTCTCATTTCCCAGCACCAACAACAAGAGCATGACCTTTGATGGCAGGCTGGTGAAGAAGATCTGGGTCCCTGATGTCTTCTTTGTGCATTCCAAGAGGTCCTTCATCCATGATACCACCACGGACAACATCATGCTGCGAGTGTTCCCCGATGGGCACGTCCTCTACAGCATGAG GGTCACAGTGACAGCAATGTGCAACATGGACTTCAGCCACTTCCCCCTGGACTCTCAGACATGTTCTCTGGAGCTGGAAAGCT ATGCTTACACTGATGAAGATCTGATGCTGTattggaaaaatgggaatgaatcTCTGAAAACTGATGAAAAAATTTCTTTGTCTCAGTTTTTGATACAAAAATTCCACACCACATCAAGACTGGCTTTCTACAGCAGCACAG GTTGGTACAATCGACTCTATATAAACTTCACATTACGCCGACACatcttcttcttcctgctccaaACCTACTTCCCTGCCACTCTCATGGTCATGTTGTCCTGGGTGTCCTTCTGGATCGACCGACGAGCAGTTCCTGCCAGAGTCTCTTTGG GGATAACCACCGTGCTGACCATGTCCACGATCATCACTGGGGTGAATGCCTCCATGCCTCGTGTTTCCTACATCAAAGCAGTGGACATTTACCTGTGGGTCAGTTTTGTGTTTGTCTTCCTCTCGGTGCTGGAATACGCGGCTGTGAATTACCTGACAACGGTGCAAGAGCGGAAGGAGAGGAAACTGAGGGAGAGG TTTTCATGTTCATGTGGAATACCTCACTCGAAAACTATGATGCTGGATGGAAACTACAGTGAATCTGATGCCAACAGCCTGGCAGGGTACACGAGAAACCAGATGGCACCAGAAGAGGACAAACCAGAAAAGATGGTTGTGCATCTAGCTATGAGTAATGAATCTAATTCATCAAGGAAGAGAGGCCTGAAGGGCCACGTGGGCTTGCGCATCATCCAGAACACTCATGCAATTGATAAATATTCAAGGTTAATATTTCCAGGCAcctatatattttttaatttgatatATTGGTCTGTCTTTAGCTAA